The Oncorhynchus masou masou isolate Uvic2021 chromosome 31, UVic_Omas_1.1, whole genome shotgun sequence genome includes a region encoding these proteins:
- the LOC135524663 gene encoding arrestin domain-containing protein 2-like isoform X2 translates to MTFNTIKSFKLEFDGPGDAVYASSEILSGKVVLELNRDTKVDSMKALGRGVATAHWLENRSGGMNAVYNDYTSKISYFRKRQHLIRDNGEHTLLSAGRHEFPFSFQLPEETLVTSFEGKHGSIRYWVKVKLHRPWATVRKIKKEFTVIEPIDINTPALLAPQAGTKDKMARVWYRNFGQVSITAKIDRKGYTPGEVIPVFAEFDNATSRSVVPKAYITQTQTFIARGTMKQKQAVVATLSGDVVGAQRRETWHGRAIKIPPVGPSILQCRIIKVEYMLRVCVDVPGTSKLCLELPLVMGTIPLHPFGSRTSSVSSQYSVNLEWLRMAIPEQPEPPPDYSSVVTDEEAELNIMAPHPEEDLSGIMEHPLRAFVQEFRFRPPPVYCEIDPNPQPLNMRRRCMTC, encoded by the exons ATGACGTTCAATACTATCAAAAGTTTTAAGCTGGAGTTCGACGGACCGGGCGATGCTGTGTATGCCAGCAGCGAGATACTGTCCGGAAAGGTCGTTTTGGAGCTCAACAGGGATACGAAAGTGGACTCCATGAAGGCCCTTGGAAGAGGGGTTGCCACTGCCCACTGGCTTGAGAATCGCAGTGGAGGCATGAATGCCGTTTACAACGACTACACTTCCAAGATCAGTTACTTCAGGAAGAGGCAACATCTCATCCGAG ATAATGGCGAGCACACCCTCCTCTCTGCTGGAAGACATGAATTCCCATTTAGTTTCCAGTTGCCTGAAGA GACACTGGTGACATCCTTCGAAGGCAAGCATGGCAGCATCCGCTACTGGGTGAAAGTGAAGCTGCATAGGCCCTGGGCTACAGTGCGGAAGATCAAGAAGGAGTTCACAGTCATCGAGCCCATTGACATTAACACACCAGCCTTATTGGCTCCCCAAGCTGGCACTAAAGACAAGATGGCACGGGTGTGGTACCGCAATTTTGGACAGGTGTCAATAACCGCTAAGATCGATCGTAAAGGTTACACACCAG GTGAGGTGATTCCTGTATTTGCTGAGTTTGACAATGCCACCTCACGCTCTGTGGTGCCTAAGGCCTACATCACACAGACGCAGACGTTCATCGCCCGGGGCACCATGAAGCAGAAGCAAGCGGTGGTGGCCACGCTTAGTGGTGATGTGGTGGGCGCCCAGCGCAGGGAGACCTGGCATGGTCGCGCCATCAAGATCCCTCCTGTCGGGCCCTCCATCCTGCAGTGCCGCATCATCAAAGTGGAATACATGCTCAGG GTGTGTGTGGATGTTCCTGGGACCTCCAAGCTGTGCCTAGAGCTGCCCCTGGTCATGGGcaccatccccctccatccctttgGTAGCCGCACCTCCAGCGTCAGCAGCCAGTACAGTGTTAACCTGGAATGGCTCCGCATGGCCATCCCCGAGCAGCCTGAGC CTCCTCCTGACTACAGCTCTGTGGTGACGGACGAGGAGGCTGAGCTGAACATTATGGCCCCCCATCCTGAGGAGGACCTCAGTGGGATTATGGAGCACCCTCTCAGGGCCTTTGTCCAGGAGTTCCGCTTCCGACCTCCTCCGGTGTACTGCGAG ATCGACCCAAATCCTCAGCCCCTCAACATGAGACGTCGCTGCATGACGTGTTGA
- the LOC135524663 gene encoding arrestin domain-containing protein 2-like isoform X1 — MIFDKLKRLYIVFDSPEIDSPPVFSSGDVVSGKVVLNLSGESKVQSLKLHAEGFAKVHWTESRSAGSSTAYTQNYSDEVEYLNRREVLLQADNGEHTLLSAGRHEFPFSFQLPEETLVTSFEGKHGSIRYWVKVKLHRPWATVRKIKKEFTVIEPIDINTPALLAPQAGTKDKMARVWYRNFGQVSITAKIDRKGYTPGEVIPVFAEFDNATSRSVVPKAYITQTQTFIARGTMKQKQAVVATLSGDVVGAQRRETWHGRAIKIPPVGPSILQCRIIKVEYMLRVCVDVPGTSKLCLELPLVMGTIPLHPFGSRTSSVSSQYSVNLEWLRMAIPEQPEPPPDYSSVVTDEEAELNIMAPHPEEDLSGIMEHPLRAFVQEFRFRPPPVYCEIDPNPQPLNMRRRCMTC; from the exons ATGATTTTCGACAAATTGAAAAGGTTGTACATCGTCTTCGACTCTCCAGAAATCGATTCCCCTCCAGTTTTCAGCAGTGGGGACGTGGTGTCTGGAAAAGTTGTTTTGAACCTTTCAGGAGAAAGTAAAGTGCAGTCGTTGAAGTTGCACGCAGAAGGTTTTGCGAAAGTGCATTGGACCGAATCTCGTTCGGCTGGGTCCAGTACTGCCTATACTCAAAATTACAGCGACGAAGTGGAGTATCTCAACAGGAGAGAAGTTCTTCTGCAAGCAG ATAATGGCGAGCACACCCTCCTCTCTGCTGGAAGACATGAATTCCCATTTAGTTTCCAGTTGCCTGAAGA GACACTGGTGACATCCTTCGAAGGCAAGCATGGCAGCATCCGCTACTGGGTGAAAGTGAAGCTGCATAGGCCCTGGGCTACAGTGCGGAAGATCAAGAAGGAGTTCACAGTCATCGAGCCCATTGACATTAACACACCAGCCTTATTGGCTCCCCAAGCTGGCACTAAAGACAAGATGGCACGGGTGTGGTACCGCAATTTTGGACAGGTGTCAATAACCGCTAAGATCGATCGTAAAGGTTACACACCAG GTGAGGTGATTCCTGTATTTGCTGAGTTTGACAATGCCACCTCACGCTCTGTGGTGCCTAAGGCCTACATCACACAGACGCAGACGTTCATCGCCCGGGGCACCATGAAGCAGAAGCAAGCGGTGGTGGCCACGCTTAGTGGTGATGTGGTGGGCGCCCAGCGCAGGGAGACCTGGCATGGTCGCGCCATCAAGATCCCTCCTGTCGGGCCCTCCATCCTGCAGTGCCGCATCATCAAAGTGGAATACATGCTCAGG GTGTGTGTGGATGTTCCTGGGACCTCCAAGCTGTGCCTAGAGCTGCCCCTGGTCATGGGcaccatccccctccatccctttgGTAGCCGCACCTCCAGCGTCAGCAGCCAGTACAGTGTTAACCTGGAATGGCTCCGCATGGCCATCCCCGAGCAGCCTGAGC CTCCTCCTGACTACAGCTCTGTGGTGACGGACGAGGAGGCTGAGCTGAACATTATGGCCCCCCATCCTGAGGAGGACCTCAGTGGGATTATGGAGCACCCTCTCAGGGCCTTTGTCCAGGAGTTCCGCTTCCGACCTCCTCCGGTGTACTGCGAG ATCGACCCAAATCCTCAGCCCCTCAACATGAGACGTCGCTGCATGACGTGTTGA